One part of the Lycium ferocissimum isolate CSIRO_LF1 chromosome 8, AGI_CSIRO_Lferr_CH_V1, whole genome shotgun sequence genome encodes these proteins:
- the LOC132067296 gene encoding uncharacterized protein LOC132067296 isoform X2, which yields MTTSRRLADRKVERFEKNITKRGAVPETTAKKGNQYPVGPILLGFFVFVVIGSSLFQIIRTATSGGVA from the exons ACTACATCCAGACGTCTCGCTGACAGGAAGGTGGAGAGGTTTGAGAAAAACATCACCAAGCGAGGAGCTGTTCCTGAAACTACCGCAAAGAAAGGAAACCAGTATCCTGTTGGCCCTATATTGCTTGGTTTCTTCGTCTTTGTTGTCATTGGCTCAT CTTTGTTCCAGATAATAAGGACAGCAACCAGCGGGGGCGTGGCTTAA
- the LOC132067296 gene encoding uncharacterized protein LOC132067296 isoform X1, translated as MTTSRRLADRKVERFEKNITKRGAVPETTAKKGNQYPVGPILLGFFVFVVIGSSLFQIIRTATSGGVA; from the exons atg ACTACATCCAGACGTCTCGCTGACAGGAAGGTGGAGAGGTTTGAGAAAAACATCACCAAGCGAGGAGCTGTTCCTGAAACTACCGCAAAGAAAGGAAACCAGTATCCTGTTGGCCCTATATTGCTTGGTTTCTTCGTCTTTGTTGTCATTGGCTCAT CTTTGTTCCAGATAATAAGGACAGCAACCAGCGGGGGCGTGGCTTAA